From the Oleiphilus messinensis genome, one window contains:
- the rho gene encoding transcription termination factor Rho, producing MNLTELKKKSVPELLDIANEMGMDNLARSRKQDVIFSILKRHAKSGEDIYGDGVLEILQDGFGFLRSADSSYLAGPDDIYVSPSQIRRFNLRTGDTISGKIRPPKDGERYFALLKVNEINFDKPESSRNKILFENLTPLFPQERLRLEAGNGSTEDLSARVLDLCAPIGKGQRGLIVSPPKAGKTLMLQNIAQSLVRNNPECHLMVLLIDERPEEVTEMQRSVRGEVVASTFDEPPARHVQVAEMVIEKAKRLVEHKQDVVILLDSITRLARAYNTIIPSSGKVLTGGVDAHALERPKRFFGAARNVEEGGSLTILATALIDTGSKMDEVIYEEFKGTGNMEVHLDRKVAEKRVYPAINIRRSGTRREEMLMSEDEMQRVWILRKILHSMEDDVAAIEFLLDKLKDTKTNDEFFESMKKR from the coding sequence ATGAATCTTACCGAACTCAAAAAAAAATCTGTTCCTGAACTTCTGGACATTGCAAATGAAATGGGAATGGACAATCTCGCCCGCTCCCGCAAACAGGATGTAATTTTCAGTATCCTCAAGCGCCATGCGAAGAGTGGTGAGGACATATATGGCGATGGGGTTCTGGAGATATTGCAGGATGGCTTCGGGTTTCTGCGCTCTGCAGACAGTTCTTACCTGGCAGGACCGGATGATATCTACGTATCGCCCAGTCAAATCCGGCGTTTCAATTTGCGTACAGGGGACACCATCTCCGGTAAAATTCGTCCACCTAAAGATGGTGAGCGTTATTTCGCCCTGCTAAAAGTTAACGAGATCAATTTCGATAAACCGGAAAGCTCCCGTAACAAGATTTTGTTCGAAAACCTGACGCCTCTGTTTCCTCAGGAGCGCTTGAGACTGGAAGCTGGAAACGGTTCCACGGAAGATCTTTCCGCCCGAGTGCTTGATTTGTGTGCCCCCATTGGTAAGGGACAGAGGGGATTAATCGTATCCCCACCAAAAGCCGGTAAGACATTGATGTTGCAAAATATTGCGCAGTCTTTGGTGCGTAATAATCCTGAATGTCACCTGATGGTACTGCTGATCGATGAGCGTCCGGAAGAAGTAACCGAAATGCAGCGTTCCGTGCGCGGTGAGGTGGTTGCCAGTACGTTTGATGAGCCACCAGCGCGCCATGTTCAGGTTGCCGAGATGGTTATCGAAAAAGCCAAGCGTCTGGTTGAACACAAGCAGGATGTTGTTATTCTGCTGGACTCCATTACCCGTCTTGCCCGTGCTTACAACACGATCATTCCTTCTTCCGGTAAGGTTTTGACCGGTGGTGTTGATGCCCATGCGTTAGAGCGGCCGAAGCGCTTCTTTGGTGCTGCACGTAACGTAGAGGAAGGTGGCAGTTTGACCATTTTGGCGACGGCGCTGATCGACACCGGATCCAAAATGGACGAGGTTATTTATGAGGAGTTCAAAGGTACCGGTAATATGGAGGTTCACCTGGATCGGAAAGTGGCCGAGAAACGGGTTTATCCTGCGATAAATATTCGCCGCTCCGGTACCCGCCGCGAAGAAATGTTGATGTCTGAAGATGAGATGCAGCGCGTTTGGATTTTGCGTAAGATCCTGCACTCAATGGAAGACGATGTTGCTGCAATCGAATTCCTTTTGGACAAGTTGAAAGACACGAAAACCAATGATGAGTTCTTCGAGTCTATGAAAAAGCGTTAA